In one window of Candidatus Binatia bacterium DNA:
- the pilB gene encoding type IV-A pilus assembly ATPase PilB produces MSSRLGELLVRRGLVSQAQLTKLSEDPELAQLPLSVALVKQNLVDEAVLAATLQKEYHLSLVDPSVMNISPEVVRLVPIQLVQRHHLVPISFSGTSVTVAMSDPSNLAAVNEVKFLTGYDVKVAVASVSAVNAAIERYYEEGSNVQEVLTEFGTEDVEVVEQGDEIDLKELERATEEAPVVRLVNAILTNAIKRRASDIHLEPFERMFRVRFRVDGVLEEIMRPPLKLKNAITSRIKVMAQLDIAERRLPQDGRIKLKLGKGQEMDFRVSVLPTIFGEKIVLRLLDKSNLQLDMTKLGFEEDQLRDFKEAIYKPYGMVLVTGPTGSGKTTTLYSALSELNRVTSNISTAEDPVEFNLPGINQVQIHEEIGLNFAAALRSFLRQDPDIIMVGEIRDFETAEIAIKAALTGHLVLSTLHTNDAPSTINRLLNMGVEPFLVASSVNLILAQRLARLICTNCKEPAEISPQALIDIGVSPDEVGTFTPFHGAGCPTCNGSGYRGRIALYEVMPVSEEIRELVLNGASASEIKRTAVALGMKTLRMSGIQKLKEGLTTIHEVVRVTMAD; encoded by the coding sequence ATGAGTAGTCGGTTGGGAGAGCTGCTGGTCCGAAGAGGGCTCGTATCGCAAGCGCAACTCACCAAGCTCTCGGAAGACCCCGAGCTAGCCCAGTTACCGTTGAGTGTGGCACTGGTGAAGCAAAATCTGGTGGACGAGGCGGTGCTCGCGGCGACTTTGCAGAAGGAGTACCACCTTTCGCTGGTGGACCCCTCGGTCATGAACATCTCGCCCGAGGTGGTCCGGCTGGTGCCCATCCAACTGGTGCAGCGCCACCATCTCGTGCCTATCAGTTTTAGTGGCACCTCGGTGACGGTAGCGATGTCCGATCCGTCCAACTTGGCCGCCGTTAACGAAGTCAAGTTCCTTACCGGCTACGACGTAAAGGTTGCGGTGGCCAGTGTAAGTGCCGTCAATGCTGCGATCGAGCGCTACTACGAGGAGGGTAGCAACGTCCAGGAGGTCCTTACCGAGTTCGGCACGGAAGATGTCGAGGTAGTGGAGCAGGGTGACGAGATCGACCTCAAGGAGCTCGAGCGAGCCACGGAAGAAGCGCCGGTAGTCCGGCTGGTCAATGCGATTCTGACCAATGCAATCAAACGGCGAGCATCCGACATTCATCTCGAACCGTTCGAGCGCATGTTTCGCGTTCGTTTTCGTGTCGACGGCGTACTTGAAGAAATCATGCGGCCGCCGCTCAAACTCAAGAACGCTATTACCTCGCGGATCAAGGTTATGGCTCAGCTCGATATTGCCGAGCGACGCCTGCCGCAGGACGGACGCATCAAGCTCAAGTTGGGGAAGGGACAGGAGATGGATTTCCGGGTTTCCGTTCTCCCTACCATTTTTGGGGAGAAAATCGTCTTGCGGTTGCTCGACAAGTCCAACCTCCAGCTCGACATGACCAAGCTGGGCTTCGAAGAGGATCAGCTCCGGGACTTCAAGGAAGCGATTTACAAACCCTATGGCATGGTGCTGGTCACTGGGCCGACGGGGAGCGGCAAGACCACGACCCTGTACTCTGCGCTCTCGGAGCTCAACCGCGTGACCTCCAACATTTCCACTGCCGAGGATCCGGTGGAGTTCAATTTGCCGGGCATCAATCAAGTGCAGATCCACGAAGAAATCGGGCTTAACTTTGCGGCGGCGCTGCGCTCATTCTTGCGTCAAGACCCCGACATTATCATGGTCGGTGAGATCCGGGACTTCGAAACCGCGGAAATCGCCATCAAGGCCGCACTGACGGGCCACTTGGTACTGAGCACGTTGCACACCAACGACGCGCCGTCCACGATCAACCGGCTACTGAACATGGGCGTCGAGCCGTTCTTGGTGGCATCGTCCGTCAACTTGATTTTGGCTCAGCGTCTGGCCCGCTTGATTTGCACCAACTGTAAGGAACCAGCGGAAATTTCCCCGCAAGCGTTGATAGACATCGGGGTTTCCCCGGACGAGGTGGGCACATTTACGCCCTTCCACGGCGCGGGATGCCCGACGTGCAACGGTAGCGGCTACCGGGGACGGATCGCCCTCTACGAAGTGATGCCGGTGAGCGAGGAGATCCGCGAGCTCGTGCTGAACGGTGCCTCGGCGAGCGAGATCAAGCGCACCGCAGTGGCGCTGGGCATGAAAACGTTGCGCATGAGCGGCATCCAAAAACTCAAGGAAGGTCTCACGACAATTCACGAAGTCGTACGGGTGACCATGGCCGATTGA
- the pilT-4 gene encoding twitching motility protein PilT gives MPTVEVVEPAPTLSIQSFLEIVVKSGGTDLHISADCPPMMRVNGELKALPFPPLTANETKTLCYSLLTDSQRHRFEEQSELDFSFGIRGLSRFRGNLFLQKGTVGGAFRLIPYEVRSLAELGLPPVVAELTKLPRGLVLVTGPTGSGKSTTLAAMIDKINRERHEHIVTIEDPIEFVHQHRGCVVNQREVYADTKGFAEALRHVLRQDPDVVLIGEMRDLETVASALNVAETGHLVLSTLHTNSAVQTITRIIDIFPANQQPQVRAQLSLVLQGVISQQLIPRLDGKGRVLAVEVMIPNPAIRNLIREEKIHQIYSQMQVGQARFGMQTMSQSLVDLYQRRLISYEEAIGHATEPDEVRSMLGQASGSRR, from the coding sequence ATGCCGACGGTGGAAGTGGTCGAACCGGCACCTACCCTGAGTATCCAGAGTTTTCTGGAAATCGTCGTAAAAAGCGGCGGGACGGATCTGCACATTTCTGCCGACTGCCCCCCCATGATGCGGGTGAATGGCGAACTCAAGGCGCTGCCGTTTCCTCCGCTCACTGCGAACGAAACGAAAACTCTGTGCTACAGCCTGCTGACCGACAGCCAGCGGCATCGCTTCGAAGAACAATCGGAACTGGATTTTTCCTTTGGTATTCGCGGGTTGAGCCGTTTTCGCGGCAACCTGTTTCTACAGAAAGGAACTGTCGGCGGTGCCTTTCGGCTGATTCCGTACGAGGTCCGCAGTCTCGCCGAGTTAGGGCTTCCGCCGGTGGTCGCCGAATTGACCAAGCTGCCTCGTGGTCTCGTGTTGGTGACGGGACCGACGGGAAGTGGAAAATCGACCACTCTGGCGGCAATGATCGATAAGATCAACCGCGAGCGGCACGAACATATTGTGACCATCGAAGACCCGATCGAGTTCGTGCACCAGCATCGAGGCTGCGTGGTGAACCAGCGCGAAGTGTACGCCGATACGAAAGGCTTCGCGGAAGCCTTGCGCCACGTGTTGCGGCAGGACCCGGACGTGGTTTTGATCGGCGAAATGCGCGATCTGGAAACGGTGGCCTCCGCTCTGAACGTGGCCGAAACCGGCCACCTGGTGCTGTCCACCCTCCACACCAATTCTGCGGTTCAAACGATCACCCGAATCATCGATATCTTCCCGGCTAACCAGCAGCCGCAGGTGCGGGCGCAGCTTTCGTTGGTGCTGCAAGGAGTCATTTCCCAGCAACTGATTCCGCGGCTCGACGGCAAGGGACGCGTGCTGGCCGTGGAGGTGATGATCCCCAACCCAGCCATTCGCAACCTCATTCGCGAAGAAAAGATTCACCAGATTTATTCGCAAATGCAGGTCGGGCAGGCACGGTTTGGCATGCAAACGATGTCGCAGTCGCTGGTGGACCTCTACCAGCGTCGGCTCATTAGTTACGAAGAAGCAATTGGCCACGCCACGGAGCCGGACGAGGTACGGTCCATGCTCGGACAGGCAAGCGGCTCCAGACGTTAG
- the pilC gene encoding type II secretion system protein F — protein MPVFRWQGISPRGEMLAGEMEAPSRDAVLIRLRSQRIQPLPDKIREKGRGLDREITIPGFSDSITTRDIVVFTRQLATMIDAGLPIVQCLDILATQSPNKKLRNVVRQLKEQVEAGSTFTDALRKHPKLFDDLYTNMVAAGEVGGILDSILNRLAGYMEKAMKLKAKIKGAMIYPAVIVTVAVGVTAVLLIFVIPVFAELFSSFGQELPGPTQFVINLSNLTIAYFKYMVAFVVACAVAIRQVYKTESGKLAIDGFLLQTPIFGELLRKTAVARFTRTLSTLVSSGVPILDALAITARTAGNKVVERAVLATRVSISEGRTIAEPLQESKVFPPMVVQMISVGESTGALDAMLNKIAEFYEEEVDNAVANLTSLMEPLIIVFLGVVIGGLVISMYLPIFKLGSVIG, from the coding sequence ATGCCGGTATTTCGATGGCAAGGAATTTCTCCACGCGGGGAAATGCTCGCAGGCGAGATGGAGGCCCCATCCCGTGATGCGGTGCTCATCCGCTTGCGCTCTCAGCGAATTCAGCCCCTGCCGGACAAAATCCGGGAAAAGGGACGAGGGCTGGATCGAGAAATCACCATCCCGGGTTTTTCGGATTCCATCACGACGCGGGACATCGTGGTATTTACCCGTCAGCTCGCAACCATGATCGATGCCGGGCTGCCGATCGTGCAGTGCCTGGACATCTTGGCCACGCAGTCGCCGAACAAAAAACTGCGCAACGTTGTGCGGCAACTGAAAGAACAGGTCGAGGCGGGTTCCACGTTTACCGATGCGTTGCGCAAGCACCCGAAGTTGTTCGACGACCTGTATACGAACATGGTCGCGGCCGGAGAAGTGGGCGGTATCCTCGATAGTATTCTGAACCGCTTGGCCGGCTACATGGAAAAAGCCATGAAGCTCAAGGCCAAGATCAAAGGAGCGATGATTTACCCGGCTGTGATTGTCACCGTGGCAGTGGGTGTCACGGCAGTGTTGCTCATCTTCGTCATTCCGGTGTTCGCGGAGCTGTTTTCGAGTTTCGGCCAGGAGCTGCCGGGCCCGACCCAGTTCGTGATCAATCTCAGCAACTTGACCATCGCGTACTTCAAGTACATGGTGGCCTTCGTGGTCGCGTGTGCCGTCGCCATTCGCCAGGTGTACAAAACCGAGTCCGGCAAGCTCGCCATTGACGGCTTTTTGCTACAGACTCCGATATTCGGCGAGCTTCTGCGCAAAACGGCTGTGGCTCGCTTCACCCGCACCTTGAGTACTTTGGTGTCCTCCGGGGTGCCCATTCTCGATGCTTTGGCGATTACCGCCAGAACCGCGGGCAACAAGGTCGTCGAGCGCGCGGTGCTGGCGACTCGAGTCAGCATCAGCGAAGGGCGCACGATTGCCGAACCACTACAGGAAAGCAAGGTGTTCCCTCCGATGGTGGTGCAGATGATTTCTGTCGGGGAGTCCACCGGCGCACTCGACGCGATGCTGAACAAGATCGCCGAGTTTTACGAGGAAGAAGTGGACAACGCCGTGGCCAACCTCACGTCGTTGATGGAGCCTTTGATCATCGTCTTCCTGGGAGTTGTGATTGGAGGCTTGGTGATCTCGATGTACCTGCCCATCTTCAAACTCGGCTCGGTGATCGGATAA